One part of the Acidobacteriota bacterium genome encodes these proteins:
- a CDS encoding NDP-sugar synthase produces MKAILLAGGFGTRLRPLTLSTPKPIVPLFDRPFLYHQIDLLRRVPAVDEVILSLNYRPDRIEATVRGGGDAGLPVRYLVEPEPRGTGGAVKFAESHLDGTTFVFNGDVLTDIDLNAMLQRHRALDAHATIFLKPVEDPTRYGLVETDPEGRITRFVEKPDPSEVTCRTINAGVYLLEPDTFDLIPANEKHSIERGYFPALIERGETVAAYIEECYWRDIGTPEAYLAAHRDILDGLCHSACLCDRPASTGEPTVADGATVDPGANLNGPCYVGPGATIRAGAEVGPYAVIGEDVLVKPEAELRDSIVWPGSTIGIGAVLRGAIAGRDCIIGNHATLGPGTVLGDSTTVTSYTHA; encoded by the coding sequence ATGAAGGCGATTCTCCTTGCCGGCGGCTTCGGAACACGGTTGAGACCCCTGACCCTCTCCACGCCCAAGCCGATCGTGCCTCTGTTTGATCGACCCTTCCTTTATCACCAGATAGACCTTCTCCGGCGTGTCCCCGCCGTCGACGAAGTGATCCTGAGCCTCAACTACCGGCCGGACCGGATTGAGGCGACCGTACGGGGCGGCGGCGACGCAGGCCTGCCGGTCCGCTACCTCGTCGAGCCCGAACCCCGCGGCACGGGCGGCGCCGTGAAATTCGCCGAGTCGCATCTTGATGGCACGACGTTCGTCTTCAACGGTGACGTCCTCACCGATATCGATCTCAACGCCATGCTTCAGCGGCACCGGGCACTCGACGCGCACGCAACGATTTTCCTCAAGCCGGTTGAGGATCCAACACGTTATGGCCTGGTTGAGACCGACCCGGAGGGGCGGATCACCCGCTTCGTCGAGAAGCCCGATCCGTCGGAGGTAACCTGCCGGACGATAAACGCTGGCGTCTACCTTCTTGAACCCGACACCTTCGACCTGATCCCGGCGAACGAGAAACACTCGATCGAACGTGGCTATTTCCCCGCACTGATCGAACGCGGTGAGACGGTCGCCGCGTACATCGAGGAATGCTACTGGCGCGATATCGGGACGCCGGAGGCTTATCTGGCGGCGCACCGCGACATTCTGGATGGATTGTGCCATTCGGCCTGCCTGTGCGACCGTCCGGCTAGCACTGGCGAGCCGACGGTGGCCGACGGCGCGACCGTCGATCCGGGCGCGAACCTGAACGGCCCGTGTTACGTCGGGCCCGGCGCGACCATCCGTGCCGGGGCCGAAGTAGGCCCTTACGCCGTCATTGGCGAGGACGTGCTCGTCAAGCCCGAAGCGGAGCTGCGCGACTCAATCGTGTGGCCCGGCAGCACCATCGGCATCGGCGCCGTGCTTCGAGGCGCCATCGCCGGGCGTGACTGCATCATTGGCAACCATGCGACACTGGGTCCCGGTACCGTGTTGGGCGACAGCACGACCGTCACCTCCTATACTCATGCCTGA
- the pgsA gene encoding CDP-diacylglycerol--glycerol-3-phosphate 3-phosphatidyltransferase: MNLPNTLTLARIFLIPLLVVVLLTRFEAERIFGLPKEVVGAAIFGLAAFTDWLDGYVARRRRQVTQLGQLMDPLADKLLITAALISLVQMGMAPAWMVAVILGRELAITVLRSIAYTRGVTIPASRLGKVKMASQVVAILLLILGNQVWIFWLLGTIALWLVLTAAIWSAIDYYRRYGGVITDPGPSQP, from the coding sequence ATGAACCTGCCCAATACGCTAACCCTCGCCCGGATCTTTCTGATCCCACTCCTGGTCGTCGTGCTGCTCACGCGGTTCGAGGCGGAGCGGATCTTCGGCCTCCCGAAGGAAGTTGTTGGCGCGGCGATCTTCGGTCTCGCGGCGTTCACCGACTGGCTCGACGGCTACGTGGCGCGTCGGCGCCGGCAAGTGACCCAACTCGGCCAGTTGATGGACCCGCTGGCGGACAAGCTGCTGATTACCGCCGCGCTCATCTCGCTCGTGCAGATGGGGATGGCTCCCGCCTGGATGGTCGCGGTCATCCTCGGACGCGAACTGGCTATCACGGTGCTCCGAAGCATCGCCTATACGCGTGGCGTGACGATCCCTGCCTCGCGCCTCGGCAAGGTAAAGATGGCGTCACAGGTCGTAGCGATCCTCCTCCTGATCCTGGGCAACCAGGTGTGGATCTTCTGGCTGCTCGGGACGATCGCGCTCTGGCTGGTGCTGACCGCCGCGATTTGGTCGGCGATCGACTACTACCGGCGGTATGGTGGTGTCATCACCGATCCAGGTCCATCGCAACCTTGA
- the bamD gene encoding outer membrane protein assembly factor BamD, with the protein MVDECAVQRSMTLGLRARSPRRLRPVAVALAMLTLAAFSACGGNPEPEVPFTAEGADTLLFERGQEALAAEEWATAREYFVQIRDNYPQSELRANARIGVVETYEGEGSATGFVAALAELREFLRLYPPTHPLGPEAQYKLGMVYYNQMRRPERDQSETRFAVEEFERFMQTYSEFSTAELIDEVRSKLREARDRLSDSSFLVGRYYYRANYFPGAISRFREILDEDPAYTRRDQVYFHLGDSLAQLNRGAEALPYFERLVEEFPNTEFIEDANRRIAELKVAMDLDR; encoded by the coding sequence ATGGTTGACGAATGTGCCGTCCAACGTAGCATGACGCTTGGCTTGCGGGCGCGAAGCCCGCGCCGACTCCGGCCCGTCGCAGTCGCCCTCGCGATGCTCACCCTGGCGGCTTTCTCCGCCTGCGGTGGAAATCCGGAACCGGAAGTTCCGTTTACCGCCGAGGGAGCCGACACGCTTCTCTTCGAACGTGGCCAGGAGGCGCTGGCCGCGGAGGAATGGGCGACTGCCCGCGAGTACTTCGTTCAGATTCGCGACAACTACCCGCAGAGCGAACTGCGCGCCAACGCGCGGATTGGCGTCGTGGAGACTTACGAAGGAGAGGGATCGGCAACCGGCTTCGTCGCTGCGCTCGCCGAACTGCGCGAGTTCCTCCGGCTCTATCCGCCCACGCACCCGCTGGGCCCCGAGGCCCAATACAAACTGGGGATGGTCTACTACAACCAGATGCGCCGCCCGGAGCGTGACCAGTCGGAGACCCGGTTCGCCGTCGAGGAGTTCGAGCGCTTCATGCAGACCTACTCCGAGTTTTCCACAGCCGAGCTGATCGACGAAGTGCGATCAAAGCTGCGTGAGGCGCGCGACCGGCTGAGCGACTCGAGTTTCCTCGTCGGCCGCTACTACTATCGAGCCAATTACTTTCCAGGGGCCATCTCCCGTTTCCGCGAGATCCTGGACGAAGACCCGGCCTACACCCGGCGCGATCAGGTGTACTTCCACCTTGGCGATTCGCTTGCCCAATTGAACCGGGGAGCGGAAGCACTGCCGTACTTCGAGCGGCTGGTTGAGGAGTTCCCCAATACGGAGTTCATCGAGGACGCCAACCGCCGGATCGCCGAACTCAAGGTTGCGATGGACCTGGATCGGTGA